Proteins found in one Isachenkonia alkalipeptolytica genomic segment:
- the cls gene encoding cardiolipin synthase has product MLYLSVIIGIYAIIVLILSIFIILENRNPTRTMAWILVLIFLPLVGIFLYLYIGQNHRKKKTFSKKRKQDYRVLKRLLDTQITFTQFGKFFKKNFKDVRAKMVPLILRNGDAPITFNNEVKILKNGAQTFTEMLKAIEGAQDHIHMEYFIIKDSEIGRKFQRALIKKAEEGIQVRLIYDGVGSWKLKEDYLKPLRKAGVQVEAFLPVTLPFFGSRLNYRNHRKILLVDGTVGFTGGINIGDEYLGRDKRLGFWRDTHVKILGEANYVLQTIFLKDWYFVSHEELDAPRYFPRQGYQGEKGVQILSSGPDMYWHTIQQAYFTAITAARKSVYITTPYLVPDEGILTALKVAGLRGVDVRILLPSVADHRTVFWASQSHFKELLDAGVKIYQYQKGFVHSKIIMSDDQVTSIGTANFDIRSLELNFEVNVFIYDEKITKRVKGDFFEDLRESKRIHLEEYEKRSVKNRLKESAARLFSPIL; this is encoded by the coding sequence ATGCTGTACCTAAGCGTAATTATCGGGATTTATGCAATAATAGTATTAATTCTCAGCATCTTTATTATATTGGAAAACCGAAACCCCACTCGCACCATGGCATGGATTTTGGTGTTGATTTTCTTACCCCTGGTGGGCATTTTCTTATATCTCTACATTGGACAAAATCATCGTAAGAAAAAGACTTTTAGCAAAAAGAGAAAACAGGATTACCGGGTGTTGAAAAGATTGCTGGATACTCAAATTACCTTCACCCAGTTTGGAAAGTTTTTTAAGAAAAATTTCAAGGATGTCCGGGCAAAAATGGTGCCCCTGATTCTTCGAAACGGAGACGCCCCCATTACCTTTAATAATGAGGTGAAAATCCTAAAAAACGGGGCTCAAACCTTTACGGAAATGTTAAAGGCCATCGAAGGGGCCCAAGACCATATCCACATGGAATATTTTATTATCAAGGACAGTGAAATCGGTCGAAAATTCCAGCGGGCTTTAATAAAAAAAGCAGAGGAGGGGATTCAGGTTCGACTGATTTATGACGGGGTGGGTTCCTGGAAACTGAAAGAGGATTATTTAAAACCCCTTAGAAAGGCCGGGGTACAGGTAGAGGCGTTCTTACCCGTCACTCTACCCTTTTTTGGAAGTCGCTTGAATTATCGGAATCACAGGAAAATCTTGCTGGTGGACGGAACGGTGGGGTTTACCGGAGGTATTAATATAGGAGATGAATACCTGGGTCGGGATAAACGGCTGGGTTTTTGGCGGGATACTCATGTGAAGATCCTCGGGGAAGCCAACTACGTCCTGCAAACCATCTTCCTTAAGGACTGGTATTTTGTAAGCCATGAAGAGTTGGATGCCCCTCGATACTTCCCGAGACAGGGCTATCAAGGAGAAAAAGGGGTGCAAATTCTCTCCAGTGGTCCGGATATGTATTGGCACACCATTCAACAGGCCTATTTTACAGCCATCACCGCTGCCCGGAAAAGTGTGTATATCACCACCCCTTATTTAGTTCCCGATGAAGGCATTTTAACGGCTCTAAAAGTTGCCGGCCTCCGGGGGGTGGACGTTCGAATACTCCTGCCCTCGGTGGCGGACCACCGAACGGTGTTTTGGGCCTCCCAATCCCATTTTAAAGAACTTCTTGATGCCGGGGTAAAAATCTATCAATACCAAAAAGGCTTTGTCCACAGCAAGATCATTATGAGTGATGATCAGGTAACCTCCATCGGCACGGCAAATTTCGATATACGTAGCCTGGAGTTGAACTTTGAAGTGAATGTTTTCATCTATGATGAAAAGATTACCAAAAGGGTAAAAGGAGATTTCTTTGAAGATTTACGGGAAAGCAAAAGAATTCATTTAGAGGAGTATGAGAAACGTTCTGTGAAAAATCGGCTAAAAGAGTCGGCGGCCCGTTTGTTTTCCCCGATACTCTAG
- a CDS encoding patatin-like phospholipase family protein, with the protein MIGLSLEGGGAKGAYQFGAWKAFRELGMEFDGITGTSIGALNGALMIQEDYEKAREIWEEIAPEKILNIDSKLYKMVMETGIKPDQIQYVLEQAQRFVKDAGLDIGPLVKMIREGTKEDVIRKSKKDFGFVTVSLTDLKPLELFKEEVPEGKMADYLLASSYLPVFKPEKIDGKTFLDGGFYNNLPINMLYQKGYKKIVAVRLMSKGRIKKVDFEDLEVIYIQPKHDLGNILDFSKEKAEFNINLGYYDTLKVFQDLYGENYYLKAGITDREGVAFLQGLKEETLGKISGLLGLSTTLPKNRLALEELVPKLVQLLGCRKEVSYGELVLKLLEEIAAHEKVELFKIYGLEEFMEEINSKRRPMKKSRDTLFQSSALLLRFNKDIILEELIKIILTSEEKLSLQRTDP; encoded by the coding sequence ATGATCGGACTTTCGCTGGAGGGTGGGGGCGCAAAGGGCGCCTATCAATTCGGTGCCTGGAAAGCTTTCCGAGAGCTGGGCATGGAGTTTGACGGGATCACGGGAACCTCCATAGGGGCATTAAACGGAGCATTAATGATTCAAGAAGATTATGAAAAAGCCCGGGAAATATGGGAGGAAATTGCACCGGAAAAAATCCTGAATATTGATTCCAAGCTTTACAAAATGGTTATGGAAACGGGCATTAAGCCGGATCAAATTCAGTATGTCCTGGAACAGGCCCAACGGTTTGTCAAGGATGCGGGGCTGGACATCGGTCCCCTGGTGAAGATGATTCGAGAAGGCACCAAGGAGGACGTGATTCGAAAATCTAAAAAAGATTTTGGCTTTGTTACCGTATCCCTAACGGACTTAAAGCCCCTGGAGCTTTTCAAAGAGGAAGTCCCGGAAGGGAAGATGGCGGACTATTTATTGGCCTCCTCTTATTTGCCGGTTTTCAAACCGGAGAAGATCGATGGGAAAACCTTCCTGGACGGAGGCTTCTATAATAATCTGCCGATTAATATGCTCTATCAAAAAGGCTATAAAAAAATAGTTGCGGTGCGATTGATGAGTAAAGGAAGAATTAAAAAAGTTGATTTTGAGGACCTGGAAGTTATCTACATTCAACCGAAACACGACCTGGGTAATATTTTGGATTTCTCAAAGGAAAAAGCGGAGTTTAATATAAATCTCGGTTACTATGATACCCTAAAGGTATTTCAGGATTTATACGGGGAAAATTATTATTTAAAAGCAGGGATCACGGACCGGGAAGGAGTGGCTTTTTTACAGGGGCTGAAAGAGGAAACCCTGGGAAAAATCAGCGGCTTATTAGGCCTCTCCACGACCCTTCCGAAAAATCGCTTAGCATTGGAAGAGCTGGTGCCAAAGCTTGTGCAACTATTAGGCTGTCGAAAAGAGGTATCCTATGGAGAACTGGTGCTAAAGCTTTTAGAGGAAATTGCAGCCCATGAGAAGGTTGAGCTTTTTAAAATATACGGTTTGGAAGAGTTTATGGAAGAGATCAATAGTAAGCGCCGGCCCATGAAAAAAAGCAGGGACACCCTGTTTCAAAGCAGCGCCTTGCTTCTTCGTTTTAATAAGGATATCATTTTAGAGGAGCTGATTAAAATAATCCTGACATCCGAGGAAAAACTATCACTACAGAGGACGGATCCTTAG